The Pseudomonas sp. FP2309 genome has a window encoding:
- a CDS encoding SMP-30/gluconolactonase/LRE family protein — protein sequence MNAELIVDARNTVGECPVWVPEENALYWVDIPNGGLQRWNAGSGHVAAWKAPQMLACIARTDAGNWVAGMETGFFQLTAHNDGSLDSTLLAGVQHPRPDMRLNDGRCDRQGRFWAGSMVLNMGLNAAEGTLYRYASGALPHAQLDGFITLNGLAFSPDGRTMYASDSHPLVQQIWAFDYDIDTGTPSNRRVFVDMQPFPGRPDGAAVDADGCYWICANDAGLIHRFTPDGRLDRSIAVPVKKPTMCAFGGSRLDTLFVTSIRDDQSDQSIAGGVFALNPGVKGLPEPCFTL from the coding sequence ATGAACGCCGAACTGATCGTCGACGCCCGCAATACCGTGGGCGAATGCCCGGTATGGGTGCCTGAAGAAAATGCGCTGTATTGGGTGGATATCCCCAACGGCGGGCTGCAACGCTGGAACGCCGGCAGCGGCCACGTCGCCGCCTGGAAAGCCCCGCAGATGCTCGCTTGCATCGCTCGCACCGATGCGGGTAATTGGGTTGCCGGCATGGAAACCGGCTTTTTCCAACTCACCGCACACAACGACGGCAGCCTCGACAGCACGCTGCTGGCCGGCGTGCAGCACCCGCGCCCGGATATGCGCCTCAACGACGGCCGCTGTGATCGCCAGGGCCGCTTCTGGGCCGGCAGCATGGTGCTGAACATGGGCCTGAATGCGGCCGAGGGCACGCTCTACCGCTATGCATCCGGCGCCCTTCCCCATGCGCAGTTGGACGGGTTCATCACCCTTAATGGCCTGGCCTTTAGCCCCGATGGCCGCACGATGTACGCCTCGGACTCGCACCCGTTGGTGCAGCAGATCTGGGCGTTCGATTACGACATCGACACCGGCACCCCGTCCAACCGCCGCGTATTTGTCGACATGCAGCCGTTCCCGGGCCGCCCCGACGGTGCCGCCGTTGACGCCGACGGCTGCTACTGGATCTGCGCCAACGACGCCGGTCTGATTCACCGTTTCACCCCCGATGGCCGCCTGGACCGGTCAATTGCCGTGCCGGTGAAAAAACCCACCATGTGCGCCTTTGGCGGCAGCCGCCTGGACACCTTGTTCGTCACCTCCATCCGTGACGACCAAAGCGACCAGTCCATCGCCGGCGGCGTGTTCGCCCTCAACCCCGGCGTCAAAGGACTACCCGAACCCTGTTTCACCCTCTAG
- a CDS encoding TRAP transporter substrate-binding protein gives MDFKRTLLAAAFPLVATLSSAAHALEIKFADIHPAGYPTVVAEENMGKALTKASNGELTFKYFPGGVLGSEKEVVEQAQVGAVQMTRVSLGIVGPVVPDVNVFNLPFVFRDQAHMRKIIDGEIGDEILAKITDSEFGLVALAWMDGGTRNLYTKKPVRKIEDLKGMKIRVQGNPIFIEAFNAMGANGIAMDTGEIFSALQTGVIDGAENNPPTMLEHNHYQNAKYYTLTEHLILPEPIVMSKITWNKLTPDQQDMVKKAAKAAQADERVLWDAKSASSEEKLKKAGVEFISVDKKPFYDATAPVRAKYGAPYADLIKRIDAVQ, from the coding sequence ATGGACTTCAAACGCACCTTGCTCGCCGCTGCATTTCCACTCGTCGCCACCCTCAGCAGCGCCGCCCACGCGCTGGAAATCAAATTCGCCGACATCCACCCCGCCGGCTACCCCACCGTCGTCGCCGAAGAAAACATGGGCAAGGCCCTGACCAAAGCCAGCAACGGCGAACTCACCTTCAAGTACTTCCCCGGCGGTGTGTTGGGCTCCGAGAAAGAGGTCGTCGAACAGGCCCAGGTCGGCGCGGTGCAGATGACCCGCGTCAGCCTGGGCATCGTCGGGCCGGTGGTGCCGGATGTGAACGTGTTCAACCTGCCGTTTGTGTTCCGCGACCAGGCGCATATGCGCAAGATCATCGACGGCGAAATCGGCGATGAGATCCTCGCCAAAATCACCGACTCCGAGTTCGGCCTGGTGGCCCTGGCCTGGATGGACGGCGGCACACGCAACCTCTACACCAAAAAGCCCGTGCGCAAGATCGAAGACCTCAAGGGCATGAAGATCCGCGTGCAAGGCAACCCGATTTTCATCGAAGCCTTCAACGCAATGGGCGCCAATGGAATCGCCATGGACACCGGCGAAATCTTCAGCGCCTTGCAGACCGGCGTCATTGACGGCGCGGAGAACAACCCGCCGACGATGCTCGAGCACAACCACTACCAGAACGCCAAGTACTACACCCTCACCGAGCACCTGATCCTGCCCGAGCCCATCGTGATGTCGAAAATCACCTGGAACAAACTCACGCCTGACCAGCAGGACATGGTGAAAAAAGCGGCCAAGGCCGCCCAGGCCGATGAGCGCGTGCTGTGGGACGCCAAGTCCGCCAGCAGTGAGGAAAAACTCAAGAAAGCCGGCGTCGAGTTCATCAGCGTCGACAAAAAACCTTTCTATGACGCCACCGCCCCCGTGCGTGCCAAGTACGGCGCGCCCTACGCCGACCTGATCAAGCGTATCGACGCCGTTCAGTAA
- a CDS encoding NAD(P)-dependent oxidoreductase: MTTIAPVPFNRLLLTGAAGGLGKVLRERLRPYAQVLRLSDIADMAPATDAREEVQPCDLADKQAVHHLVEGVDAILHFGGVSVERSFEEVLGANISGTFHIYEAARRHGVKRVIFASSNHVIGFYKQTETLDAHSPRRPDSYYGLSKSYGEDMASFYFDRYGIETVSIRIGSSFPQPQNRRMMHTWLSFDDLTQLLERALYTPDVGHTVVYGVSDNLDTWWDNRYAAHLGFAPKDSSEVFRAQVEAQPPVAADDPAAVYQGGAFCAAGPFGD, from the coding sequence ATGACCACCATCGCCCCAGTTCCCTTCAACCGCCTCCTCCTCACCGGCGCCGCCGGCGGCCTCGGCAAAGTGCTGCGTGAGCGTCTGCGCCCTTATGCTCAGGTACTGCGCCTGTCGGACATCGCCGACATGGCCCCGGCGACCGACGCCCGCGAAGAAGTGCAGCCCTGCGACCTCGCCGACAAACAAGCGGTGCACCACCTGGTCGAAGGCGTCGATGCCATCCTGCACTTTGGCGGTGTGTCCGTAGAGCGTTCCTTCGAAGAAGTGCTGGGCGCCAATATCAGCGGCACCTTCCATATCTACGAAGCCGCGCGGCGCCATGGGGTCAAACGCGTGATTTTCGCCAGTTCCAACCATGTGATCGGCTTTTATAAGCAAACCGAAACACTCGATGCCCATTCGCCTCGCCGCCCGGACAGCTACTACGGCCTGTCCAAGTCCTACGGCGAAGACATGGCCAGTTTCTACTTCGATCGCTACGGCATCGAGACCGTGAGTATCCGCATCGGCTCCTCGTTCCCGCAGCCGCAGAACCGCCGAATGATGCACACCTGGCTGAGCTTCGACGACCTCACCCAACTGCTCGAACGCGCGCTATACACGCCGGACGTCGGCCACACCGTGGTCTACGGCGTGTCGGACAACCTCGACACCTGGTGGGACAACCGCTACGCCGCGCACCTGGGTTTCGCGCCCAAGGACAGCTCGGAGGTGTTCCGCGCCCAGGTCGAAGCCCAGCCTCCCGTGGCCGCCGATGACCCCGCAGCGGTCTATCAAGGCGGCGCGTTCTGCGCGGCCGGGCCGTTCGGTGACTGA
- the copD gene encoding copper homeostasis membrane protein CopD, with the protein MATLLVLCRFVHFSVVLLMFGACVFRPWLLGTTPQPRLDRSLLRVTRVLAWTGLVSGVAWLLLITASMAGSWEAALQPATVQLVLGKTFFGQVWRWHVLLNLLLVIALIRPWPALRLPMLGLLLATLAPVGHGAMLDGLSGRLLILNQVVHLACVGAWLGGLLLLMLILRQTPGPALEPILRRFSGVGYGLVAGLLISGMINVRVLTGQLWPTPLFSGFALVLLIKVMLVLGMLALALLNRLRLDSCEQRLGSLKASVILEWSLGVCAVAAVSLLGTLPPMVVAG; encoded by the coding sequence ATGGCGACACTGTTGGTGCTGTGCCGCTTCGTGCATTTCAGCGTGGTGTTACTGATGTTCGGGGCCTGTGTCTTCAGGCCCTGGCTGTTGGGCACAACGCCGCAGCCACGGCTCGACCGCAGCCTGCTGCGCGTAACCCGCGTACTGGCCTGGACGGGCCTGGTTTCCGGGGTGGCGTGGTTGCTGCTGATCACCGCGAGCATGGCCGGCAGTTGGGAGGCCGCGCTGCAACCGGCCACGGTGCAGCTGGTGCTCGGCAAGACGTTCTTTGGCCAGGTATGGCGCTGGCATGTGCTGCTGAACCTGCTGCTGGTGATCGCACTGATCAGACCCTGGCCCGCCTTGCGCTTGCCAATGCTCGGGCTGTTGCTGGCGACCTTGGCCCCGGTCGGCCATGGCGCCATGCTCGATGGGCTCAGCGGGCGCTTGTTGATCCTCAACCAAGTGGTGCATCTGGCGTGCGTCGGCGCGTGGCTGGGGGGATTGTTGTTGCTGATGTTGATTCTGCGGCAAACGCCGGGGCCTGCGCTGGAGCCGATCCTGCGGCGCTTCAGTGGAGTGGGCTATGGCTTGGTCGCGGGCCTGCTGATCAGCGGCATGATCAACGTGCGCGTACTCACCGGGCAGTTGTGGCCCACGCCTTTGTTCAGCGGGTTTGCGCTGGTTCTGTTGATCAAGGTGATGCTGGTGCTGGGCATGCTGGCCTTGGCACTCCTGAACCGATTGCGCCTTGATAGCTGCGAACAGCGCCTGGGCAGCTTGAAGGCCAGCGTGATACTCGAATGGTCACTGGGTGTTTGCGCAGTCGCCGCCGTTTCGCTCCTGGGCACCTTGCCTCCCATGGTTGTTGCCGGCTAA
- a CDS encoding HlyD family secretion protein → MTEPSTTTTTAIASTPEGSTPPGATVTQPRSLRVRILSSLGFAAIAIVGVLIVLYAWQLPPFSSAVETTENALVRGQVTIIGPQLSGYVFEVPVQDFQYVKAGDLLVRLDDRIYKQRLDQALAQLAVQKAALANVVQQRNSAEATIKLRQAALVDSQAQARKSTADLRRNEALISDGSVSKRELDVTRAANAQTIAAVAQAQASLEIARQDLQTVIVNRGSLEAAVASADAAVELARIDLSNTRITAPRDGQLGQIGVRLGAYVNSGAQLMALVPKQLWVIANMKETQMHNVQVGQPVTFTVDALNHRTFHGTVQHISPATGSEFSLLQADNATGNFVKIAQRVPVRITVDPNQAESERLRPGLSVVVSIDTAGRLKNSPP, encoded by the coding sequence ATGACCGAACCTTCAACGACCACCACCACCGCCATCGCATCCACCCCCGAAGGCAGCACGCCGCCCGGCGCTACGGTGACGCAACCGCGCTCGCTGCGGGTGCGCATTCTGTCGTCCCTGGGCTTTGCCGCGATTGCCATCGTCGGCGTGTTGATCGTGCTGTATGCCTGGCAATTGCCGCCGTTCAGCAGTGCGGTGGAAACCACCGAAAACGCCCTGGTGCGCGGCCAGGTGACGATCATTGGCCCGCAGCTCAGCGGTTATGTGTTTGAAGTGCCGGTGCAGGACTTCCAGTACGTCAAGGCCGGCGATTTGCTGGTGCGCCTGGATGATCGCATCTACAAACAGCGCCTCGACCAGGCGCTGGCGCAACTGGCGGTGCAGAAGGCCGCCTTGGCGAATGTGGTGCAGCAGCGCAACAGTGCCGAAGCCACCATCAAACTGCGCCAGGCCGCGTTGGTCGACAGCCAGGCCCAGGCGCGTAAAAGCACCGCCGACCTGCGCCGTAACGAAGCGCTGATCAGCGACGGCTCGGTGTCCAAGCGTGAGTTGGACGTGACCCGTGCCGCCAATGCCCAGACCATCGCCGCTGTGGCACAGGCCCAGGCCAGCCTGGAAATCGCCCGGCAGGACCTGCAGACGGTGATCGTCAATCGTGGCTCCCTGGAAGCGGCGGTAGCCAGTGCCGATGCGGCGGTGGAGCTGGCGCGCATTGACCTGTCCAACACGCGCATCACCGCGCCGCGTGACGGTCAGTTGGGGCAGATTGGTGTGCGCCTGGGCGCCTACGTCAACTCCGGCGCACAGTTGATGGCCCTGGTGCCGAAGCAGCTGTGGGTGATCGCCAATATGAAAGAAACCCAGATGCACAACGTGCAGGTCGGCCAGCCGGTGACGTTCACCGTGGATGCGCTGAACCACCGCACGTTTCATGGCACGGTGCAGCATATTTCTCCGGCCACCGGTTCGGAGTTCAGCCTGTTGCAGGCGGACAATGCCACCGGCAACTTTGTGAAGATTGCCCAGCGGGTGCCGGTGCGCATTACGGTGGACCCGAATCAGGCCGAGAGCGAGCGGTTGCGGCCGGGGCTGTCGGTGGTGGTGAGCATCGACACCGCCGGGCGCCTGAAAAACAGCCCTCCCTGA
- the copC gene encoding copper homeostasis periplasmic binding protein CopC yields the protein MLIKKSLTTVALLVSLLGASAAFAHAHLKNSEPAADSSVAAPKDLRLTFSEGIEATFTKVSLSKDGTEIAIKGLETQGADKKVLIVTPAAPLAAGNYKVVWNAVSVDTHKSNGEYSFKVGQ from the coding sequence ATGTTGATCAAAAAATCCCTCACCACCGTTGCCCTGCTCGTTTCCCTGCTGGGGGCCTCGGCAGCGTTTGCTCATGCTCACCTCAAAAACTCGGAACCGGCCGCCGACAGCAGCGTCGCGGCGCCCAAAGACCTGCGCCTGACCTTCAGCGAAGGCATCGAAGCCACGTTCACCAAGGTTTCCCTGAGCAAGGACGGCACCGAAATCGCCATCAAGGGCCTGGAAACCCAGGGCGCCGACAAGAAGGTGCTGATCGTCACCCCGGCCGCACCGTTGGCCGCCGGCAATTACAAAGTGGTGTGGAACGCAGTGTCGGTCGACACCCATAAGAGCAACGGCGAATACAGCTTCAAGGTCGGCCAATAA
- a CDS encoding OprD family porin, with the protein MRQFVRNSSARLGLVSLGSLAFTLPLSAHADGFVDDAKATLNLRNAYFNRNFTNPANAQGKAEEWTQSFILDAKSGFTQGTVGFGLDVLGLYSQKLDGGKGTGGTQLLPIHDDGRPADNFGRLGVALKTKLSKTELKVGEWMPVLPILRSDDGRSLPQTFRGGQVTSNEIAGLTLYGGQFRGNSPRNDASMEDMFMNGKAAFTSDRFNFGGGEYTFNDKRTQVGLWYAELTDIYQQQYVNFTHSQPVGDWTLGANLGFFNGKEDGSALAGDLDNKTTFALLSAKYGGNTFYVGLQKLTGDSVWMRVNGTSGGTLANDSYNSSYDNAKEKSWQLRHDFNFAVLGVPGLTLMNRYISGSNVHTGAITDGKEWGRESELAYTVQSGALKNLNVKWRNATMRRDFSTNEFDENRIFISYPLSLL; encoded by the coding sequence GTGCGTCAATTCGTCCGCAATTCCTCCGCGCGTCTCGGTCTTGTCAGCCTCGGCAGCCTGGCCTTCACCCTGCCCCTCAGCGCCCACGCCGACGGTTTTGTCGACGACGCCAAGGCCACGCTGAACCTGCGCAACGCCTACTTCAATCGCAACTTCACCAACCCGGCCAACGCCCAGGGCAAGGCCGAAGAGTGGACGCAGAGTTTCATTCTCGATGCCAAGTCCGGCTTCACCCAAGGCACCGTGGGCTTCGGGCTTGACGTGCTGGGCCTGTATTCGCAGAAGCTCGACGGCGGCAAAGGCACCGGCGGCACGCAGTTGCTGCCGATCCACGACGACGGCCGCCCCGCCGATAACTTCGGGCGTCTGGGCGTGGCGCTGAAGACCAAGCTGTCGAAGACCGAATTGAAAGTCGGCGAATGGATGCCGGTGCTGCCGATCCTGCGTTCCGACGATGGCCGCTCCCTGCCCCAGACCTTCCGCGGGGGTCAGGTGACTTCCAACGAAATCGCCGGCCTGACCCTCTACGGCGGCCAGTTCCGTGGCAACAGCCCGCGCAACGACGCGAGCATGGAAGACATGTTCATGAACGGCAAAGCGGCGTTCACCTCCGACCGTTTCAACTTCGGCGGCGGCGAATACACCTTCAACGACAAGCGCACCCAGGTGGGCCTGTGGTACGCCGAGTTGACCGACATTTACCAGCAACAGTACGTCAACTTCACCCACAGCCAGCCAGTGGGCGACTGGACCCTGGGCGCCAACCTGGGCTTCTTCAACGGCAAGGAAGACGGCAGCGCCCTGGCCGGCGACCTCGATAACAAGACCACCTTCGCCCTGCTCTCGGCCAAATACGGCGGCAACACCTTCTACGTGGGCCTGCAAAAACTCACCGGCGACAGCGTGTGGATGCGGGTCAACGGCACCAGCGGCGGCACCCTGGCCAACGACAGCTACAACTCCAGCTATGACAACGCCAAGGAAAAATCCTGGCAGTTGCGCCATGACTTCAACTTCGCGGTGCTCGGCGTGCCGGGGCTGACCCTGATGAACCGCTATATCAGCGGCAGCAATGTGCACACCGGGGCCATCACCGATGGCAAGGAATGGGGCCGCGAGTCGGAGCTGGCCTATACCGTGCAGAGCGGTGCGCTGAAGAACCTCAACGTGAAGTGGCGCAACGCGACCATGCGTCGGGACTTCAGCACCAATGAGTTCGATGAAAACCGGATCTTCATCAGCTACCCGCTTTCACTGCTTTAA
- a CDS encoding TRAP transporter small permease — protein MKNLLLRINDRIYMTCIWVAGLSVLGVALIIPWGIFARYILGTGASWPEPTAILLMLVFTFIGAAASYRAGAHMSVAMVVDRLPATQRRLVGIFSQLLMATICLFMAIWGTKLCLSTWNQFMSAIPTLRVGITYMPIPIGGVLTLIFVVEKLLLGDQSNRRVVRFDLVEESEGAA, from the coding sequence ATGAAGAATTTACTGCTGCGCATCAACGACCGCATCTACATGACCTGCATCTGGGTCGCCGGCCTCTCGGTTCTCGGCGTCGCACTGATCATTCCCTGGGGCATCTTTGCCCGTTACATCCTCGGCACCGGCGCCAGCTGGCCGGAGCCCACCGCAATTCTGCTGATGCTGGTGTTCACCTTTATCGGCGCGGCCGCCAGCTATCGCGCCGGCGCGCATATGTCGGTCGCGATGGTCGTTGACCGTCTGCCGGCCACCCAGCGCCGCCTCGTCGGCATCTTCTCGCAACTGTTGATGGCGACCATCTGCCTGTTCATGGCCATTTGGGGCACCAAGCTGTGCCTGTCCACCTGGAACCAGTTCATGAGCGCTATCCCTACCCTGCGCGTGGGCATCACCTATATGCCGATCCCGATTGGCGGCGTACTGACGCTGATCTTCGTGGTGGAAAAACTCCTGCTCGGTGACCAGAGCAACCGGCGCGTGGTGCGCTTTGACCTGGTGGAAGAAAGCGAAGGGGCTGCCTGA
- a CDS encoding TetR/AcrR family transcriptional regulator, which translates to MGNHKIGIRRVNVEKILLAAEKVFAEKGYGSTAMADIAEQAQLPRSNLHYYFTTKSELYSAVLFDLLEVWKQDALSFETFDDPRVVLSSYIRAKMQRSRTRPYGSKVWANEIIHGAPTLGEALDESLYDWAKMKEAKIRQWVEDKRILPVEPSSLLYMIWASTQHYADFDHQVKILNDHQPLSDMQFEKAIQTVTAVILRGIGLEP; encoded by the coding sequence ATGGGCAATCACAAGATCGGAATTCGTCGGGTCAACGTCGAAAAAATCCTGCTGGCGGCGGAGAAAGTCTTCGCCGAAAAAGGCTATGGCAGCACCGCCATGGCCGACATCGCCGAACAGGCGCAACTGCCGCGTTCCAACCTGCATTACTACTTCACCACCAAGAGCGAGCTGTACAGCGCAGTGCTGTTCGACCTGTTGGAGGTGTGGAAGCAGGACGCCCTGAGTTTCGAAACCTTCGATGATCCGCGGGTGGTGCTCAGCAGCTACATCCGCGCCAAGATGCAGCGCTCGCGCACGCGGCCGTATGGCTCGAAGGTCTGGGCTAACGAAATCATCCACGGCGCGCCCACCCTGGGTGAGGCGCTGGATGAAAGCCTGTACGACTGGGCCAAGATGAAAGAAGCGAAAATTCGTCAATGGGTGGAAGACAAACGCATCTTGCCGGTGGAGCCGTCGAGCCTGCTGTACATGATCTGGGCGTCGACCCAGCACTACGCCGACTTTGATCATCAGGTGAAGATCCTGAACGATCACCAGCCGTTGTCGGACATGCAGTTCGAGAAGGCGATCCAGACCGTGACGGCAGTGATTTTGCGCGGGATTGGATTGGAACCCTGA
- a CDS encoding TRAP transporter large permease codes for MDALILLGSFIALIVIGMPVAYALGLSALIGAWWIDIPFQALMIQVAGGVNKFSLMAIPFFVLAGAIMAEGGMSRRLVAFAGVLVGFVRGGLSLVNIVASTFFGAISGSSVADTASVGSVLIPEMERRGYPREFATAVTVSGSVQALLTPPSHNSVLYSLAAGGTVSIASLFMAGVVPGLLMSACLMVLCLIFAKKRDYPKGEVIPLKQALKIAADALWGLMAMVIILGGILSGIFTATESAAIAVLWAFFVTMFIYRDYKWNELPKLMHRTVRTISIVMILIAFAASFGYIMTLMQIPAKITTLFLTLSDNRYVILMCINVMLLLLGTVMDMAPLILILTPILLPVVLGIGVDPVHFGMIMLVNLGIGLITPPVGAVLFVGAAVGKTTIEKTVKALLPFYGVLFLILIAVTYIPALSLWLPSVVL; via the coding sequence ATGGACGCATTGATTTTGTTGGGCAGCTTTATCGCCTTGATCGTGATCGGCATGCCGGTGGCCTATGCCCTTGGGCTGTCGGCACTGATTGGCGCGTGGTGGATCGACATTCCGTTTCAGGCCCTGATGATTCAGGTGGCCGGCGGGGTGAACAAGTTTTCGCTGATGGCGATTCCGTTCTTTGTCCTGGCCGGGGCGATCATGGCCGAGGGCGGCATGTCGCGGCGGCTGGTGGCGTTTGCCGGGGTGCTGGTGGGCTTCGTGCGCGGCGGCCTGTCGTTGGTGAACATCGTAGCCTCGACGTTTTTTGGCGCGATTTCCGGCTCGTCGGTGGCCGATACCGCGTCGGTCGGCTCGGTGCTGATTCCGGAAATGGAACGTCGCGGCTACCCGCGGGAATTCGCCACAGCGGTGACCGTCAGCGGCTCGGTGCAGGCGCTGTTGACGCCGCCCAGCCACAACTCGGTGCTCTACTCCCTGGCGGCCGGCGGCACGGTGTCCATCGCCTCGCTGTTCATGGCCGGCGTAGTGCCGGGGCTGTTAATGAGCGCGTGCCTGATGGTGCTGTGCCTGATCTTCGCCAAGAAACGCGACTACCCCAAGGGCGAAGTCATCCCCCTCAAGCAGGCGTTGAAGATTGCCGCCGATGCGCTGTGGGGCTTGATGGCCATGGTGATCATCCTTGGCGGCATCCTGTCGGGCATCTTCACTGCGACTGAATCTGCCGCGATCGCCGTGTTGTGGGCGTTCTTCGTGACCATGTTCATCTACCGCGACTACAAGTGGAACGAGCTGCCCAAGCTGATGCACCGCACGGTGCGCACGATTTCCATCGTGATGATCCTGATCGCCTTCGCCGCCAGCTTCGGCTACATCATGACCCTGATGCAGATCCCGGCGAAGATCACCACGCTGTTCCTGACGCTGTCGGACAACCGCTACGTGATCCTGATGTGCATCAACGTCATGCTGCTGTTGCTCGGCACAGTGATGGACATGGCCCCGCTGATTTTGATCCTCACCCCGATTCTGCTGCCGGTGGTGCTGGGTATCGGCGTCGACCCTGTGCACTTCGGCATGATCATGCTGGTGAACCTCGGCATCGGCCTGATTACGCCGCCGGTGGGGGCGGTGCTGTTTGTCGGCGCGGCGGTGGGCAAGACTACCATCGAGAAAACCGTCAAGGCGCTGCTGCCGTTCTACGGTGTGCTGTTCCTGATCTTGATAGCCGTGACCTACATCCCCGCCCTGTCGCTGTGGCTGCCGAGTGTGGTGCTGTGA
- a CDS encoding aldose 1-epimerase, with translation MIELEDNLTHLSLNPAVGGSLVNWTVRASGQPLLRHNDPHSELPGKLGCYPLAPWSNRIAEGGFANPDGWLALTPNSPTDPFAIHGSAWQQAWTVVSQTTDEVVLQVLCATPFAYRAEQRIRLNNGELSIALRVTHLAEKAAWHGLGLHPYFPRQPGTRLQARAAQVWMSEASKLPTELAAIPDAWDFQALKNLPEGLVDNGFCQWDGRCRIEQPELGYALDCQASGADYFLLYCPPGLGFFCIEPVSHPVNAHHLPGRPGLALLEYGQSAQLDFTLKYSRLP, from the coding sequence ATGATTGAGCTGGAAGATAACCTGACCCACCTGAGCCTTAACCCGGCCGTGGGTGGGAGCCTGGTCAACTGGACCGTGCGCGCCAGCGGGCAACCGCTGTTGCGGCATAACGACCCGCACAGCGAACTGCCGGGCAAGCTGGGCTGCTATCCCTTGGCGCCCTGGTCCAACCGCATTGCCGAAGGGGGGTTCGCCAACCCCGACGGCTGGCTGGCCCTGACGCCTAATAGCCCCACCGACCCCTTTGCGATCCATGGTTCAGCCTGGCAACAGGCATGGACGGTGGTCAGCCAGACAACGGATGAAGTGGTGCTGCAGGTGCTGTGCGCGACGCCGTTTGCCTATCGGGCCGAGCAGCGGATTCGGTTGAACAATGGCGAACTGAGTATCGCGTTGCGCGTGACCCATCTGGCCGAAAAAGCCGCGTGGCACGGACTTGGCCTGCACCCCTACTTCCCGCGCCAACCGGGGACGCGGTTGCAGGCCAGGGCCGCGCAGGTGTGGATGAGTGAGGCGAGCAAGTTACCTACGGAGTTGGCGGCGATTCCGGATGCCTGGGATTTCCAGGCGCTGAAAAACCTGCCCGAGGGCCTGGTGGACAACGGCTTTTGCCAGTGGGACGGGCGTTGCCGGATCGAACAGCCCGAACTGGGCTATGCCCTGGACTGCCAGGCCAGCGGCGCCGATTACTTCCTGCTGTACTGCCCGCCAGGGTTGGGGTTCTTTTGCATCGAGCCGGTGAGTCATCCGGTGAATGCCCATCACCTGCCAGGCAGGCCAGGCCTGGCGTTGCTGGAGTACGGCCAATCCGCGCAGCTGGATTTCACCTTGAAATACAGCCGCCTCCCCTAA